A portion of the Pseudomonas protegens CHA0 genome contains these proteins:
- a CDS encoding phage holin family protein — translation MAIGESTSSGSGPSASSRRLGAAVLGLLHSHVELFGIELQEQKARTVSLLLFAGLALVFALLLLVGLSALVLILLWDSYRLAGIIGLCVFYTLAAIFCGLRLKAAIFDESSPFHATLEELANDRERLLP, via the coding sequence ATGGCTATCGGCGAATCCACTTCGTCCGGCAGCGGCCCGAGCGCGTCTTCGCGGCGCCTGGGGGCGGCAGTCCTGGGGCTGCTGCACAGCCATGTCGAGCTGTTCGGCATCGAGTTGCAGGAGCAGAAAGCACGCACCGTGAGCCTGCTGCTGTTCGCCGGGCTGGCCCTGGTGTTCGCCCTGCTGTTGCTGGTGGGGCTGTCGGCACTGGTGCTGATCCTGTTGTGGGACAGCTATCGCCTGGCTGGAATCATCGGCCTGTGCGTGTTCTACACCCTGGCGGCGATCTTCTGCGGATTGCGCCTCAAGGCAGCGATCTTCGATGAATCCTCACCTTTCCACGCCACCCTCGAAGAGTTGGCCAATGATCGGGAGCGCCTCCTGCCATGA
- a CDS encoding ammonium transporter has product MENLQSAVDTLVHGSNTLFILIGAVMVLAMHAGFAFLEVGTVRQKNQVNALSKILSDFAVSTLAYFFIGYWISYGVSFLQPAAVISADHGYGLVKFFFLLTFAAAIPAIISGGIAERARFVPQLCATVLIVAFVYPFFEGLVWNGNFGVQAWLQQRFGAGFHDFAGSVVVHAMGGWLALAAVLLLGPRNGRYRDGKLVAFAPSSIPFLALGSWILIVGWFGFNVMSAQTLQGVSGLVAVNSLMAMVGGTVAALIVGRNDPGFLHNGPLAGLVAICAGSDLMHPVGALITGAIAGALFVWCFIAAQSQWKIDDVLGVWPLHGLCGVWGGIACGIFGQSALGGLGGVSLVSQLIGTGLGVAVALLGGLAVYGVIKAVCGLRLTQEQEYYGADLSLHKIGAVSQD; this is encoded by the coding sequence ATGGAAAATCTGCAAAGCGCTGTGGACACCCTGGTCCACGGTTCCAACACCCTGTTCATCCTGATCGGGGCGGTCATGGTCCTGGCCATGCACGCCGGCTTTGCCTTCCTCGAAGTCGGCACCGTCCGGCAGAAGAACCAGGTCAATGCGCTGTCGAAGATCCTCAGTGACTTCGCCGTCTCGACCCTGGCCTATTTCTTTATAGGCTATTGGATCTCCTACGGCGTGAGCTTCCTGCAACCGGCGGCGGTGATCAGTGCCGATCACGGCTACGGCCTGGTGAAGTTCTTCTTCCTGCTGACCTTCGCCGCGGCGATCCCGGCGATTATCTCCGGTGGCATCGCCGAGCGCGCGCGTTTTGTGCCGCAATTGTGCGCCACGGTGCTGATCGTGGCCTTTGTCTACCCGTTTTTCGAAGGGCTGGTGTGGAACGGCAACTTCGGGGTGCAGGCCTGGTTGCAGCAGCGCTTTGGTGCCGGCTTCCATGACTTTGCCGGCTCGGTGGTGGTGCACGCCATGGGAGGCTGGCTGGCCCTGGCCGCGGTGCTGTTGCTGGGGCCGCGCAATGGCCGCTACCGCGACGGCAAGCTGGTGGCGTTCGCGCCGTCGAGCATTCCGTTCCTGGCCCTGGGGTCGTGGATCCTGATTGTCGGCTGGTTCGGCTTCAACGTCATGAGCGCCCAGACCTTGCAGGGCGTCAGCGGGCTGGTGGCGGTGAACTCGCTGATGGCCATGGTGGGCGGTACGGTGGCGGCGCTGATCGTCGGCCGCAACGACCCGGGCTTCCTGCATAACGGCCCGCTGGCCGGGCTGGTGGCGATCTGCGCCGGCTCGGACCTGATGCACCCGGTGGGCGCCTTGATCACCGGCGCCATTGCCGGAGCGCTGTTCGTCTGGTGCTTCATCGCCGCGCAGAGTCAATGGAAGATCGACGACGTGCTCGGGGTCTGGCCGTTGCATGGCCTGTGCGGTGTATGGGGCGGCATTGCCTGCGGGATCTTTGGCCAGAGTGCCCTGGGCGGCCTGGGTGGGGTCAGCCTGGTCAGCCAGTTGATCGGCACCGGCCTCGGGGTGGCGGTGGCGCTGCTGGGCGGCCTGGCCGTGTATGGGGTGATCAAGGCGGTCTGCGGGCTGCGCCTGACCCAGGAACAGGAGTACTACGGCGCCGACCTGTCGCTGCACAAGATCGGCGCGGTGAGCCAGGACTGA
- a CDS encoding DUF883 family protein yields the protein MASKTAKTAQEVLMADFQALVSDTERLLEHTATLAGDQADELREQIHDSLLKARETLQLTEDSLRQRGQAAVTAAEDYVQSNPWQSVGIAAGVGFLIGLLATRR from the coding sequence ATGGCCAGCAAAACGGCAAAGACGGCTCAAGAAGTACTGATGGCGGATTTTCAGGCACTGGTCAGTGACACGGAGCGTCTGCTGGAACACACCGCGACCCTGGCCGGCGACCAGGCCGACGAGTTGCGCGAGCAGATCCACGACAGCCTGCTCAAGGCCCGGGAGACCCTGCAACTGACCGAAGACTCCCTGCGCCAGCGGGGCCAGGCAGCGGTCACCGCCGCCGAGGACTATGTGCAGAGCAACCCTTGGCAATCGGTGGGCATCGCTGCCGGCGTGGGCTTCCTGATCGGCCTCCTGGCGACGCGGCGCTGA
- a CDS encoding monovalent cation:proton antiporter family protein yields MFANLLIILASSLVVIALFRRLSLPPVLGYLSVGLMVGPTALDWVNDSEDLPDLAELGVVFLLFSLGLEFSLSKMLALRHVVFGLGSLQVLCTGLILGVLLALFGMPLTAALMLGTGLALSSTAIVSKELTSLGEIFSSHGQNAIGVLLFQDVVAVLLLTLVPVFAGSSEHAWYWALPATLGKTVVLFVGLLLASRWLLPRLFHEVAASHSAELFVLLALVIVLLTAWLTHLLGLSPALGAFLAGMLLGESHYRHQIEADIRPFRDILLGLFFVSIGMLIDLQLFIDHALLITGLTLALLLIKGSVVATLLKLRGSDGETAWRSGLALAQGGEFCFALMAQMQLSQMIPPDISSLLLAATFCSMLVTPLLLRAAPVITARLHRKPNQAAQLEEISAQNAELQGHVLICGYGRVGQSIGRFLRHEQLRYIALDDDPVRVQEASAGESCVHYGDCRRGDLLAAVGLERARLLVIAVDKSDIALTVLKAARRLDRTVPILVRTRDDSQLAELKAAGANEVVPELLESSLMLASHALIMLGLPEQRVQRTVDEVRHSRYQLLHGFYHGTQNSAQDNREPPAVQMHAVSLDADAYACNRPLQELGLEALGVDIRGVQRNGNDLPLNPSPRLQAGDRVLVSGPQAAIEACEARLQAG; encoded by the coding sequence TTGTTTGCCAATCTGCTGATCATTCTTGCCTCCTCGCTGGTGGTGATTGCGTTGTTCCGGCGCCTGAGCCTGCCCCCGGTGCTGGGCTATCTGTCGGTGGGCCTGATGGTCGGCCCCACCGCACTGGACTGGGTCAACGACAGTGAGGACCTGCCCGACCTGGCGGAACTGGGGGTGGTATTCCTGCTGTTCTCCCTGGGCCTGGAGTTCTCCTTGTCGAAGATGCTTGCCCTGCGCCACGTGGTGTTTGGCCTGGGCAGCCTGCAAGTGCTGTGCACCGGCTTGATCCTCGGGGTCCTCCTGGCCCTGTTCGGCATGCCCCTGACCGCAGCGCTGATGCTCGGTACCGGGCTGGCCCTGTCCTCCACCGCCATCGTCAGCAAGGAACTGACCAGCCTTGGCGAGATCTTCAGCAGCCACGGGCAGAACGCCATTGGCGTGCTGCTGTTCCAGGACGTGGTGGCGGTGCTGTTGCTGACCCTGGTGCCGGTCTTCGCCGGCAGCAGCGAGCACGCCTGGTACTGGGCCCTGCCGGCGACCCTGGGCAAGACCGTGGTGCTGTTCGTCGGCCTGCTGCTGGCCAGCCGCTGGCTGTTGCCGCGGCTGTTCCATGAAGTGGCCGCTTCGCACTCCGCCGAACTCTTTGTGCTGCTGGCCCTGGTGATCGTCCTGCTCACCGCCTGGCTCACCCACCTGCTGGGCCTGTCACCGGCCCTGGGGGCCTTCCTCGCCGGCATGCTGCTGGGGGAAAGCCATTACCGGCATCAGATCGAGGCCGACATCCGCCCGTTCCGCGACATTCTGCTGGGGCTGTTCTTCGTCAGCATCGGCATGCTCATCGACCTGCAACTGTTCATCGACCATGCCCTGCTGATCACCGGCCTGACCCTGGCCCTGCTGCTGATCAAGGGTTCGGTGGTGGCGACCCTGCTCAAGCTGCGCGGCAGCGATGGCGAAACCGCCTGGCGCAGCGGCCTGGCCCTGGCCCAGGGCGGTGAATTCTGCTTCGCCCTGATGGCGCAGATGCAGCTCAGCCAGATGATCCCGCCCGACATCAGCAGCCTGCTGCTGGCCGCCACCTTCTGCTCGATGCTGGTAACCCCGCTGTTGCTGCGAGCGGCGCCGGTCATCACCGCCCGCCTGCACCGCAAGCCCAACCAGGCCGCGCAACTGGAGGAAATCAGCGCGCAGAACGCCGAGCTGCAAGGCCATGTACTGATTTGCGGGTATGGCCGCGTCGGCCAGTCCATTGGCCGCTTCCTGCGCCACGAGCAACTGCGCTACATCGCCCTGGACGATGATCCGGTGCGGGTCCAGGAAGCGTCTGCGGGAGAAAGCTGCGTGCACTACGGCGACTGCCGGCGCGGCGACCTCCTGGCCGCAGTCGGCCTGGAACGGGCGCGGCTGCTGGTGATCGCAGTGGACAAGAGCGATATCGCGCTGACGGTGCTCAAGGCGGCGCGCCGCCTGGACCGCACGGTGCCGATCCTGGTGCGCACCCGCGATGACAGCCAGTTGGCGGAACTCAAGGCCGCCGGCGCCAACGAAGTGGTGCCCGAACTGCTGGAGTCGAGCCTGATGCTCGCCTCCCATGCCCTGATCATGCTCGGCCTGCCGGAGCAGCGAGTGCAGCGCACCGTGGATGAAGTGCGCCACAGCCGCTACCAACTGTTGCACGGCTTCTATCACGGCACCCAGAACAGCGCCCAGGACAACCGCGAACCGCCGGCGGTGCAGATGCACGCCGTCAGCCTCGACGCCGATGCCTACGCCTGCAACCGGCCATTGCAGGAGTTGGGCCTGGAGGCACTGGGCGTGGATATACGCGGGGTGCAACGCAATGGCAACGACCTGCCGCTGAACCCCAGCCCGCGCCTGCAAGCCGGCGACCGGGTGCTGGTGTCCGGCCCGCAGGCGGCCATCGAGGCTTGCGAAGCACGCCTGCAAGCCGGTTGA